The Halobellus sp. MBLA0158 genome has a window encoding:
- a CDS encoding CPBP family intramembrane glutamic endopeptidase has protein sequence MRPRVRRVLWNDDARRPRLPWRIAALVLTIVLLGYLGTLVFAAATSGSIRAVLGPVASTEQSAVAIRNVASLAAQTLVIAGAVVLVGRFVDRRRLRDFGIRTDRAWWLDLGFGLALGALLMTLVFLFELSVGWVAVRDRFVVARAGFAFWPWFAWGLLTFVAVGVYEELLFRGYLLTNLAEGFRWFDRISPIGAVGLATLATSLLFGVAHAANPNASVASVLGIVLGAVMLAAGYVLTGELAIPIGLHITWNFFQGVVYGFPVSGTGGGVSLIAVEQSGPRLFTGGAFGPEAGLVGVGAILLGTALTAGWVQWRYGRLEIDASVAEPELRRAPTDGDAPAE, from the coding sequence ATGCGCCCGCGGGTACGACGCGTTCTCTGGAACGACGACGCGCGGCGGCCGCGACTGCCCTGGCGGATCGCCGCATTGGTCCTCACGATCGTTCTCTTGGGCTATCTCGGCACCCTCGTCTTCGCCGCGGCCACGTCGGGATCGATCCGGGCCGTGTTGGGGCCGGTCGCGTCGACCGAGCAGTCGGCGGTCGCGATCCGGAACGTCGCATCGCTGGCCGCGCAGACGCTCGTGATCGCCGGCGCGGTCGTCCTCGTCGGTCGGTTCGTCGACCGGCGTCGACTCCGCGACTTCGGGATCCGGACCGACCGCGCGTGGTGGCTCGACCTCGGGTTCGGCCTCGCGCTCGGCGCCCTGCTGATGACGCTCGTGTTCCTGTTCGAGCTCTCGGTCGGGTGGGTCGCGGTTCGGGACCGGTTCGTCGTCGCCCGCGCCGGGTTCGCCTTCTGGCCGTGGTTCGCGTGGGGCCTTCTCACCTTCGTCGCGGTCGGCGTCTACGAGGAACTGCTGTTCCGCGGCTACCTCCTCACGAACCTCGCCGAGGGGTTCCGGTGGTTCGATCGGATCAGCCCGATCGGCGCCGTCGGGCTCGCGACTCTCGCGACGTCGCTCCTCTTCGGCGTCGCCCACGCGGCGAATCCGAACGCCAGCGTCGCGAGCGTGCTCGGGATCGTCCTCGGCGCGGTGATGCTCGCCGCGGGCTACGTGCTGACGGGCGAACTGGCGATCCCGATCGGCTTACACATCACCTGGAACTTCTTCCAGGGCGTCGTCTACGGCTTCCCCGTCAGCGGGACCGGCGGCGGCGTCTCGCTCATCGCGGTCGAGCAGTCCGGGCCGCGGCTGTTCACCGGCGGCGCGTTCGGCCCGGAGGCCGGGCTCGTCGGCGTCGGTGCGATCCTCCTCGGCACCGCCCTCACCGCCGGGTGGGTGCAGTGGCGGTACGGACGGCTCGAAATCGACGCGTCGGTGGCCGAGCCGGAGCTCCGGCGAGCGCCGACGGACGGCGACGCGCCCGCCGAGTGA
- a CDS encoding RAD55 family ATPase: protein MYDLGPDLDREVPPGTNVLVSGPPLSGKRSLCLDILASGTEKGEGAIIVTTKDGADRVLNDYEKRTAYEDRPVAVVDCVTRQQGVGDVRDSDRIKYTSSPVDMTGIGIKLSEFLQSFYQNQGIEQNRVMLHSLSTLLMYSDLQTVFRFLHVFTGRIQSVDGLGVFAIDASAHDDQTMNTLKQLFDGIITTHEDEPPSVRLAGD from the coding sequence ATGTATGACCTCGGCCCGGACCTCGATCGGGAGGTCCCTCCGGGAACGAACGTCCTGGTGAGCGGTCCACCGCTGTCCGGCAAGCGGTCGCTTTGTCTGGACATCCTCGCGTCCGGAACCGAGAAAGGCGAGGGCGCCATCATCGTCACCACCAAAGACGGCGCGGACCGCGTTCTGAACGACTACGAGAAGCGCACGGCCTACGAGGACCGTCCCGTGGCGGTCGTCGACTGCGTGACCCGCCAGCAGGGCGTCGGCGACGTCCGCGACAGCGACCGGATCAAGTACACGTCCTCGCCGGTCGATATGACCGGGATCGGGATCAAGCTCTCGGAGTTCCTCCAGTCGTTCTACCAGAATCAGGGGATCGAGCAGAATCGGGTGATGCTCCACTCGCTTTCGACCCTGCTTATGTACTCGGACCTCCAGACGGTCTTCCGGTTCCTCCACGTCTTCACCGGCCGCATCCAGAGCGTCGACGGCCTCGGCGTCTTCGCGATCGACGCCAGCGCCCACGACGACCAGACGATGAACACGCTGAAACAGCTGTTCGACGGGATCATCACGACCCACGAAGACGAACCGCCGTCGGTCCGTCTGGCGGGCGACTGA
- a CDS encoding BolA family protein, giving the protein MDTEEVERLIEAGIEDADASVTLPRVPDEDHEDAHFAAVVVSPAFEGKTLVEQHQMVYDALGEAMTTEIHALEMKTYTPEEYEDRQ; this is encoded by the coding sequence ATGGACACCGAGGAAGTCGAACGCCTGATCGAAGCGGGGATCGAGGACGCGGACGCCAGCGTCACGCTCCCCCGCGTCCCCGACGAGGACCACGAGGACGCCCACTTCGCGGCGGTCGTCGTCTCGCCCGCCTTCGAGGGGAAGACGCTCGTCGAACAGCACCAGATGGTCTACGACGCGCTCGGCGAGGCGATGACGACCGAGATCCACGCCTTAGAGATGAAGACCTACACGCCCGAGGAGTACGAGGACCGGCAGTGA
- a CDS encoding AIM24 family protein, whose product MELEEFTRSNAPEEGGTGFQKENARLLDVPVDGTVMVKAGTMIAYTGEMTFTGKSSAEGGITGFVKEAVSGEGTPVMEAEGSGHLYVADQGKKVQVLDLDADESISVNGNDVLAFESRIDYEINTIGSLSGAAAGGLTNVYLSGPGQVALTTHGDPLVMTPPVYTDPDATVAWSTNLSPSIATNKTIEIGQTSGEGMQMEFTGSEGFVVVQPHEEGGQTHGQ is encoded by the coding sequence ATGGAACTCGAAGAGTTCACGCGGTCGAACGCGCCCGAGGAGGGCGGCACCGGATTCCAGAAGGAAAACGCCAGACTGCTCGACGTCCCGGTCGATGGGACGGTGATGGTGAAGGCGGGGACGATGATCGCCTACACCGGCGAGATGACGTTCACCGGAAAGTCCTCCGCGGAGGGCGGCATCACCGGCTTCGTCAAGGAGGCGGTCAGCGGCGAGGGCACGCCCGTGATGGAGGCCGAGGGCTCCGGCCATCTCTACGTCGCCGATCAGGGCAAGAAGGTCCAGGTCCTCGACCTCGACGCCGACGAGTCGATCTCGGTCAACGGCAACGACGTCCTCGCGTTCGAGTCCCGGATCGACTACGAGATCAACACGATCGGGAGCCTCTCCGGCGCCGCCGCGGGCGGGCTGACGAACGTCTACCTCTCCGGCCCCGGCCAAGTCGCGCTCACCACCCACGGTGATCCGCTCGTGATGACGCCGCCGGTCTACACGGACCCCGACGCCACCGTCGCCTGGAGCACGAACCTCTCGCCGTCGATCGCGACGAACAAGACGATCGAGATCGGCCAGACCTCCGGCGAGGGGATGCAGATGGAGTTCACCGGCTCGGAGGGCTTCGTGGTCGTCCAGCCCCACGAGGAGGGCGGCCAGACCCACGGCCAGTAA
- a CDS encoding putative toxin-antitoxin system toxin component, PIN family — MGTVGVVLDTNVLVSALGFGGPPLEALLRALEDDVRLLASESTLDELDRVMQYDRLPFTDADRHQYLSILRREASLVQPIEGVEVARDPDDDKFLGVAIAGDADYVVSGDGDLLDIRSYRGVEIVAPDAFVDTIA; from the coding sequence ATGGGCACGGTCGGAGTAGTCCTGGATACGAACGTGCTCGTCTCCGCGCTCGGATTCGGCGGTCCGCCGCTCGAAGCGTTGCTCCGCGCGCTCGAAGACGACGTACGGCTGCTCGCCTCGGAGTCGACGCTGGACGAGCTCGATCGGGTAATGCAGTACGACCGGCTCCCGTTCACGGACGCTGATCGGCACCAGTACCTCTCGATTCTCCGGCGTGAGGCGTCTCTCGTTCAGCCGATCGAGGGCGTCGAGGTGGCTCGCGACCCCGACGATGACAAATTCTTGGGTGTCGCGATCGCCGGCGACGCGGATTACGTCGTCTCCGGAGACGGCGATCTGCTCGATATCAGATCGTACCGGGGCGTCGAAATCGTCGCACCCGATGCGTTCGTCGATACGATCGCGTAG
- a CDS encoding class II fumarate hydratase — translation MSDDEYRIERDSLGEMQVPKDAYWGAQTQRAVENFPISGIAFGRRFVRALGVVKKAAAQANRDLDLVDEETAGAIVDAADEVIAGDHDDQFPVDVFQTGSGTSSNMNANEVIANRAAEILGESIGDRVVHPNDHVNYGQSSNDVIPTAMHVAALEAVRKDLLPALETLEDALAEKEDEFDGVVKTGRTHLQDATPIRLGQEFAGYRTQVEKGIARAEGVTDHLGELALGGTAVGTGLNTHPEFPERAAEYISEETGLDFRPADSHFEAQAAHDAMNEAHGALRTVAGSLNKIANDLRLLASGPRNGLGEIEQPENQPGSSIMPGKINPVVAEAVNQVHKQVVGNDAAVAAGAAEGQIDLNLYKPVIAHNFLQSSELLANASEVFAERFVAKLEANEDVCEEQVERSMALATALNPTIGYDKASEVAKTALKEDKTVREVVVEKGYLTEEEADEVLDPETMTHRGILGDD, via the coding sequence ATGTCCGACGACGAGTACCGCATCGAGCGGGACAGCCTCGGAGAGATGCAGGTACCGAAAGACGCGTACTGGGGCGCCCAGACCCAGCGCGCCGTCGAGAACTTCCCCATCTCGGGGATCGCCTTCGGCCGGCGCTTCGTGCGCGCGCTCGGCGTCGTCAAGAAGGCCGCCGCGCAGGCGAACCGCGACCTCGACCTCGTCGACGAGGAGACCGCCGGCGCCATCGTCGACGCCGCCGACGAGGTCATCGCGGGCGACCACGACGACCAGTTCCCGGTCGACGTCTTCCAGACCGGCTCGGGAACCTCCTCGAATATGAACGCCAACGAGGTCATCGCCAACCGGGCGGCCGAGATCCTCGGCGAATCCATCGGCGACCGGGTCGTCCATCCGAACGACCACGTCAACTACGGGCAGTCCTCCAACGACGTGATCCCGACCGCGATGCACGTCGCCGCGCTCGAAGCCGTGCGGAAGGACCTGCTCCCGGCGCTCGAAACGCTCGAAGACGCGCTCGCGGAGAAGGAAGACGAGTTCGACGGCGTCGTCAAGACCGGCCGCACCCACCTCCAGGACGCGACGCCGATCCGCCTCGGCCAGGAGTTCGCGGGCTACCGCACGCAGGTCGAAAAGGGCATCGCGCGCGCCGAAGGCGTCACCGACCACCTCGGCGAGCTCGCGCTCGGCGGGACCGCCGTCGGAACGGGGCTCAACACCCACCCCGAGTTCCCCGAGCGCGCCGCGGAGTACATCTCCGAGGAGACCGGCCTCGACTTCCGGCCGGCAGACAGCCACTTCGAGGCCCAGGCCGCCCACGACGCGATGAACGAAGCGCACGGCGCGCTCCGCACCGTCGCGGGCTCGCTGAACAAGATCGCAAACGACCTCCGGCTGCTGGCGTCGGGCCCGCGTAACGGGCTCGGCGAGATCGAACAGCCCGAGAACCAACCGGGAAGCTCGATTATGCCCGGCAAGATCAACCCCGTCGTCGCCGAAGCGGTGAATCAGGTCCACAAGCAGGTCGTCGGCAACGACGCCGCAGTCGCCGCGGGCGCCGCCGAGGGCCAGATCGATCTGAACCTCTACAAGCCCGTCATCGCCCACAACTTCCTGCAGTCGAGCGAACTGCTCGCGAACGCCTCGGAGGTGTTCGCCGAGCGCTTCGTCGCGAAGCTCGAAGCCAACGAGGACGTCTGCGAAGAGCAGGTCGAGCGCTCGATGGCCCTCGCCACGGCGCTGAACCCCACGATCGGCTACGACAAGGCCAGCGAGGTCGCGAAGACGGCGCTCAAAGAGGACAAGACCGTCAGGGAGGTCGTCGTCGAGAAGGGCTACCTCACCGAAGAGGAGGCTGACGAGGTCCTCGACCCCGAGACGATGACCCACCGCGGCATCCTCGGCGACGACTGA
- a CDS encoding metal-dependent hydrolase, whose amino-acid sequence MPDLLTHVLLAYAAAGLLAWRTRFPERYVPVVCVGATMPDAMKAAVVADVASGSAFGVPYSFWGLHTLGGVAVLGGIGALTIRSADRRAALGALVAGGIGHLVLDLFVIRVDGLGPPYLFPLTGWLPPAGNLYASSDLWPVAVALAVAVPVWIAREVW is encoded by the coding sequence ATGCCGGACCTCCTCACTCACGTCCTGCTGGCGTACGCCGCCGCCGGCCTCCTCGCCTGGCGGACGCGGTTCCCGGAGCGGTACGTCCCGGTCGTCTGCGTGGGCGCGACGATGCCAGACGCGATGAAGGCCGCCGTCGTCGCCGACGTGGCGAGCGGCAGCGCCTTCGGCGTGCCGTACTCGTTCTGGGGGCTGCACACGCTCGGTGGAGTGGCGGTTCTCGGCGGGATCGGCGCGCTGACGATCCGGAGCGCCGATCGGCGGGCCGCGCTGGGCGCGCTCGTCGCCGGCGGCATCGGCCACCTCGTCCTCGACCTGTTCGTGATCCGCGTCGACGGACTCGGGCCGCCGTACCTGTTCCCGCTCACGGGCTGGCTGCCGCCGGCCGGCAATCTGTACGCCAGTTCGGATCTGTGGCCCGTCGCCGTCGCCCTGGCCGTGGCCGTGCCGGTCTGGATCGCCCGCGAGGTGTGGTGA
- a CDS encoding A/G-specific adenine glycosylase, which translates to MTDGDAGNEARSEPDEALPEDLDAVRDALVSWYEADHRSFPWRETDDPYEILVSEVMSQQTQLDRVVDAWRDFLDRWPTAAALADADRADVVAFWSDHSLGYNNRAKYLHEAAEQVLTEYGGDFPETPDELSELMGVGPYTANAVASFAFNNGDAVVDTNVKRVLYRAFDVEDDDGRFERVAADLMPAGESRVWNNAIMELGGVACGKKPRCDEAGCPWREWCHAYETGDFTAPDVPTQPEFEGSRRQMRGRVISTLKEYDELGLDELGPRVRVDYAPDGEYGREWLAELLSDLERDGLVEFDGGDEPVARLRR; encoded by the coding sequence ATGACCGACGGCGACGCCGGAAACGAGGCTCGGTCCGAGCCGGACGAGGCGCTCCCCGAAGACCTCGACGCCGTCCGCGACGCGCTCGTGTCGTGGTACGAGGCCGACCACCGATCGTTCCCCTGGCGCGAGACCGACGACCCCTACGAGATCCTCGTCTCGGAAGTGATGAGCCAGCAGACGCAGTTGGACCGCGTCGTCGACGCCTGGCGGGACTTCCTCGACCGCTGGCCCACGGCCGCGGCGCTCGCGGACGCCGACCGGGCCGACGTCGTCGCCTTCTGGAGCGACCACTCGCTCGGCTACAACAACCGCGCGAAGTACCTCCACGAGGCGGCCGAGCAGGTGCTGACCGAGTACGGCGGCGACTTCCCCGAAACGCCCGACGAACTCTCGGAACTGATGGGCGTGGGCCCCTACACCGCGAACGCGGTCGCGTCGTTCGCGTTCAACAACGGCGACGCCGTCGTCGACACGAACGTGAAGCGCGTGCTCTACCGCGCCTTCGACGTCGAAGACGACGACGGCCGGTTCGAGCGCGTCGCCGCCGATCTGATGCCCGCGGGCGAGTCACGCGTCTGGAACAACGCGATAATGGAACTCGGCGGCGTCGCCTGCGGGAAGAAACCGCGGTGCGACGAGGCGGGCTGTCCCTGGCGCGAGTGGTGCCACGCCTACGAGACGGGCGATTTCACCGCGCCGGACGTCCCGACCCAGCCGGAGTTCGAGGGGAGCCGCCGCCAGATGCGCGGCCGCGTGATCTCGACGCTCAAGGAGTACGACGAACTCGGCCTCGACGAACTGGGACCGCGGGTCCGGGTCGACTACGCGCCGGACGGCGAGTACGGGCGCGAGTGGCTCGCGGAGTTGCTTTCGGATCTGGAACGCGACGGACTCGTGGAGTTCGATGGCGGCGACGAGCCCGTCGCGCGGTTGCGGCGGTGA
- a CDS encoding sensor histidine kinase, whose protein sequence is MNDWSGAADAFDSHLPQFVQGVGVAIVFAHLLLYVAAVESPRATTSVEGFLVGAATVYPFAAATVYGGRRLQRGDLPREHYGRIRNWFLGGLVGFLALNLAMIATWPAGSVFNNVGWALFAAAVGGAMGLGVGLMEARRIWQAVRADRQRQRRREIEARNERLADFAESVAHDLRNPLNVAAGNLELARREPKERYFANIESAHDRMATLIDQSLRLARSGREIDELESVELTTFAERCWSNVPTDDARLDLGAPTTIDADPERLTQLLENLFRNAVEHSSESPSSMSGARAGGDSDGRGDDGDFYRGAASAAPNAGVDAGEGTGAGDEADASAADEGAGSDADASAADEVSEKRGVTVSVGPLPDGAGFYVADDGPGIPEAERSKVLESGYSQSDDGSGLGLAIVSRIADAHGWSVEISESDTGGARFEFHVTEDE, encoded by the coding sequence ATGAACGACTGGTCGGGAGCGGCGGACGCGTTCGATTCGCACCTCCCCCAGTTTGTGCAGGGCGTCGGCGTCGCGATCGTCTTTGCCCACCTACTGCTGTACGTCGCCGCCGTCGAGTCGCCCAGAGCCACGACTTCGGTCGAGGGGTTTCTCGTCGGCGCGGCCACGGTCTATCCCTTCGCCGCGGCGACCGTGTACGGCGGCCGGCGGCTCCAGCGCGGCGACCTCCCGCGGGAGCACTACGGGCGGATCCGGAACTGGTTTCTCGGCGGCCTCGTCGGTTTCCTGGCGCTGAATCTGGCGATGATCGCGACCTGGCCTGCCGGGTCGGTGTTCAACAACGTCGGCTGGGCGCTGTTCGCGGCGGCCGTCGGCGGGGCGATGGGGCTGGGCGTCGGCCTGATGGAAGCCCGCCGGATCTGGCAGGCCGTTCGGGCCGATCGGCAGCGGCAGCGTCGCCGAGAGATCGAGGCGCGGAACGAGCGACTGGCGGACTTCGCGGAGTCGGTCGCACACGACCTCCGGAACCCGCTCAACGTCGCCGCCGGTAATCTGGAGCTCGCGCGACGGGAGCCGAAAGAGCGGTACTTCGCGAACATCGAATCCGCGCACGATCGGATGGCGACCCTCATCGATCAGTCGCTGAGACTGGCCCGGAGCGGCCGTGAGATCGACGAGCTGGAGTCGGTCGAACTGACGACCTTCGCCGAGCGCTGCTGGTCGAACGTTCCGACCGACGACGCCCGGCTCGACCTCGGCGCCCCGACGACCATCGACGCCGACCCCGAGCGGCTCACCCAACTCCTCGAAAATCTGTTCCGGAACGCCGTCGAGCACAGTTCCGAAAGCCCCTCGTCGATGTCGGGAGCGCGCGCCGGGGGCGATAGCGACGGTCGGGGGGACGACGGCGACTTCTATCGGGGGGCCGCGAGCGCGGCTCCGAACGCCGGAGTCGACGCGGGCGAGGGCACCGGTGCCGGAGACGAGGCCGACGCTTCTGCGGCGGACGAGGGCGCCGGAAGCGATGCCGACGCGTCCGCGGCGGACGAGGTGAGTGAGAAGCGCGGCGTGACGGTGTCTGTCGGCCCGCTCCCCGACGGTGCGGGCTTCTACGTCGCGGACGACGGTCCCGGGATCCCGGAGGCCGAACGCTCGAAGGTGCTCGAATCGGGCTACTCCCAGAGCGACGACGGGAGCGGGCTCGGGCTGGCGATCGTGAGCCGGATCGCCGACGCCCACGGCTGGTCCGTCGAGATCAGCGAAAGCGACACCGGGGGCGCGCGGTTCGAGTTCCACGTCACTGAAGACGAGTGA
- a CDS encoding class I SAM-dependent methyltransferase, whose protein sequence is MAVPCVRVPTSRGEETRSALAKRDLLDREREITAEGGALYIPVTDPAAVPDDFEVVDYDAPQRETQTSPADLLGFEPSYERLGDIVILDEDDDERARRIADAVVESDLRAATVVNRASKVRGELRVRDWDVLAGESTETVHREYGYEFALDIAEVYFSPRLATERHRVIEQVGAEERAVDMFAGVGPFAVPMAGRGAAVVGCDLNPAAVEYLRENARRNGVDERLTAIHGDVRALPDEHGYADWADRLVMNLPHSADDFLDTAVALAGEECVLHYYDIQHEDDPFGPGERAIRAAAEAAEPTYDVAVETERVVRSYAPHEYNVCLDVRLTAR, encoded by the coding sequence ATGGCCGTCCCCTGCGTCCGCGTGCCGACGAGCCGGGGCGAGGAGACCCGGAGCGCCCTCGCCAAGCGCGATCTCCTCGACCGCGAGCGCGAGATCACCGCCGAGGGAGGCGCGCTCTACATCCCCGTGACGGACCCGGCGGCCGTCCCCGACGACTTCGAGGTCGTCGACTACGACGCCCCGCAGCGGGAGACACAGACCTCCCCCGCGGACCTTCTCGGCTTCGAGCCGTCCTACGAACGGCTCGGCGACATCGTCATCCTCGACGAAGACGACGACGAGCGCGCTCGCCGAATCGCCGACGCGGTCGTCGAGTCCGACCTCCGCGCGGCGACGGTCGTCAACCGCGCCTCCAAGGTCCGGGGGGAGCTCCGGGTCCGCGACTGGGACGTGCTGGCGGGCGAGTCGACCGAGACGGTCCACCGCGAGTACGGCTACGAGTTCGCCCTCGATATCGCCGAGGTGTACTTCTCGCCGCGTCTCGCGACCGAACGCCACCGGGTGATCGAGCAGGTCGGAGCCGAAGAGCGCGCCGTGGATATGTTCGCCGGGGTCGGCCCCTTCGCGGTCCCGATGGCCGGCCGCGGCGCCGCGGTCGTCGGCTGCGACCTCAATCCGGCGGCCGTCGAGTACCTGCGGGAGAACGCCCGTCGGAACGGCGTCGACGAGCGGCTCACCGCCATTCACGGCGACGTCCGCGCGCTCCCCGACGAACACGGCTACGCGGACTGGGCCGACCGCCTGGTGATGAATCTCCCGCACAGCGCCGACGACTTCCTGGACACGGCGGTCGCGCTCGCCGGCGAGGAGTGCGTCCTCCACTACTACGACATCCAGCACGAGGACGACCCGTTCGGACCGGGCGAGCGGGCGATCCGCGCGGCCGCCGAGGCCGCCGAACCAACCTACGACGTCGCCGTCGAGACCGAACGCGTCGTCCGCTCGTACGCGCCCCACGAGTACAACGTCTGTCTCGACGTCCGCCTCACGGCGCGGTGA
- a CDS encoding universal stress protein — MTREPPIDVGRILVPIDGRESALPALDHAVSLADETGASVHLLAVVDPYGLSSVTERTEVEADLEDAVADAAARVQDAGVAVRTAVESGFPHEEILEYVDREGIDLVAMGTHGRTGLDRYLLGSVAEKVVRLSPVPVLTVRPDAAGERPYRDVVVPTDGSDAAAPAERWGVGVAARSEAAVHALSVVPREPIRSSETRAAYEDAAEAAIERVRARTDDIGVAFDGAVEHGVPHRGILDYADRTGADLVVIGTHGRTGVERFVLGSVAEKVVRLSETPVLVVPSE, encoded by the coding sequence ATGACCCGAGAGCCGCCGATCGACGTCGGTCGGATCCTGGTGCCCATCGACGGGCGCGAGAGCGCGCTCCCCGCGCTCGATCACGCCGTATCGCTCGCGGACGAGACGGGGGCGAGCGTCCACCTCCTGGCCGTGGTCGATCCGTACGGCCTGTCGAGCGTCACAGAGCGGACGGAGGTCGAAGCGGACCTCGAAGACGCCGTCGCCGACGCCGCCGCCCGGGTGCAGGACGCGGGCGTCGCGGTCCGCACCGCCGTCGAGTCCGGGTTCCCCCACGAGGAGATCCTCGAATACGTCGACCGCGAGGGGATCGACTTAGTCGCGATGGGCACCCACGGCCGCACCGGGCTGGACCGCTACCTGCTCGGCAGCGTCGCCGAGAAGGTCGTTCGCCTCTCGCCCGTGCCCGTTCTCACCGTCCGGCCGGACGCCGCCGGCGAGCGGCCCTACCGCGACGTCGTCGTGCCCACCGACGGCAGCGACGCTGCGGCCCCCGCCGAGCGCTGGGGTGTCGGCGTCGCCGCTCGGTCCGAGGCCGCCGTTCACGCCCTCTCGGTCGTGCCGCGGGAGCCGATCCGGTCGAGCGAGACGCGCGCCGCGTACGAGGACGCCGCGGAGGCGGCGATCGAACGCGTTCGGGCCCGCACCGACGACATCGGCGTCGCGTTCGACGGCGCGGTCGAACACGGCGTGCCGCACCGCGGGATCCTCGACTACGCCGACCGGACCGGCGCGGACCTCGTCGTGATCGGTACCCACGGCCGCACCGGCGTCGAACGGTTCGTCCTCGGGAGTGTCGCCGAGAAGGTCGTGCGGCTCTCGGAGACGCCGGTGCTCGTCGTGCCCTCCGAGTGA
- a CDS encoding geranylgeranylglycerol-phosphate geranylgeranyltransferase, translating to MDTAGSHGTARGLLDLTRPGNAVAAGVLTFTGAFVAAGFDAAPVAVAAAVAATVFATAAGNAINDYFDRDIDRINRPERPIPRGAVSARGALAFSVALFLGAVVAAFVLPLAAIAIAVLNLLALVAYTELFKGLPGVGNVVVAYLTGSTFLFGAAAVGMLTHPAALVLFALAGLATVTREIVKDVEDVAGDREEGLRTLPIVIGEGAALWAALAVLVVAVLASAVPYLMGTFGLAYAVLVVPADAVMLDGARRGFTDPATAQRRLKRGMFLATAAFVVGRVVTAVA from the coding sequence ATGGACACCGCCGGCTCGCACGGGACTGCGCGGGGCCTCCTCGATCTCACCCGTCCCGGTAACGCGGTCGCGGCCGGGGTGCTCACGTTCACGGGCGCGTTCGTCGCCGCCGGCTTCGACGCGGCTCCGGTCGCGGTCGCCGCTGCGGTCGCCGCCACCGTCTTCGCGACCGCCGCGGGCAACGCGATCAACGACTACTTCGACCGCGACATCGATCGCATCAACCGCCCCGAGCGGCCGATCCCGCGCGGGGCGGTCTCGGCCCGCGGCGCCCTCGCGTTCAGCGTCGCTCTGTTCCTCGGGGCCGTCGTGGCGGCGTTCGTCCTCCCGCTGGCCGCCATCGCGATCGCCGTGCTGAATCTCCTCGCGCTCGTCGCCTACACGGAGCTGTTCAAGGGGCTCCCCGGCGTCGGCAACGTCGTCGTCGCGTACCTGACCGGGTCGACGTTCCTCTTCGGCGCCGCCGCGGTCGGGATGCTGACCCACCCCGCCGCGCTCGTGTTGTTCGCGCTGGCGGGCCTGGCGACGGTGACCCGCGAGATCGTGAAAGACGTCGAGGACGTCGCCGGCGACAGGGAGGAAGGGCTCCGGACGCTGCCGATCGTGATCGGTGAGGGGGCGGCGCTGTGGGCGGCGCTCGCCGTGCTCGTCGTCGCCGTCCTCGCCAGCGCGGTCCCGTATCTGATGGGGACCTTCGGGCTTGCGTACGCGGTCCTTGTCGTGCCCGCCGACGCAGTGATGCTCGACGGCGCGCGCCGCGGGTTCACAGACCCCGCGACGGCACAGCGGCGCCTGAAGCGCGGGATGTTCCTCGCGACGGCCGCGTTCGTGGTCGGGCGGGTAGTCACGGCCGTCGCCTGA